The proteins below are encoded in one region of Ornithinimicrobium avium:
- the nuoL gene encoding NADH-quinone oxidoreductase subunit L gives MIALPLLGAAVLLFGGRRTDGWGPLAATLLSWASFVVGVLVILQLRGYAGEDRALQLPLWDWVAAGNLEVSAGLLMDPLSMTFVMLITFVGSLIHVYSLGYMEHDPDKRRFFGYLNLFVAAMLLLVLADSYMLLFVGWEGVGLASYLLIGFWNHNPAYASAANKAFIVNRVGDFGMVTAMALMFATFGALDYQTVHTSAAGAEPMTLTLLGLLLLVGACAKSAQFPLQSWLGDAMAGPTPVSALIHAATMVTAGIYLVARSQFIFNETPDAQLVVAIVGTITLVWGAIVGCAKDDIKKALAASTISQIGYMMLAVGLGPIGYTFAIFHLVTHGFFKAGLFLGSGSVMHGMKDRVDMRRYGALSREMIQTWLTFAAGWIAIIGVPFMSGWWSKDLIIEAAFVGEGWRPWVFGLAALITAGITAYYMSRVFFMTFHGKARWEDDIDPHESPLVMTVPMWILALGSVALGLVLWPTGILSAWLEPVFGAEVQHEPVIPVMAIQVVIFVLMLAGVGLAWWQYGREEVPVVAPYGSFATRAARRDLFQDDVNEILLRAPGAALVATSVEADEHVVEGATTGGATSALTGVAGVVRRAQNGFVRSYALTMLVGVVAILGAVWVMQ, from the coding sequence ATGATCGCCCTGCCGCTGCTCGGCGCCGCCGTGCTGCTCTTCGGCGGGCGGCGCACCGACGGGTGGGGGCCGCTGGCCGCGACCCTGCTGTCCTGGGCCTCCTTCGTCGTCGGCGTGCTGGTCATCCTCCAGCTGCGCGGCTACGCGGGCGAGGACCGAGCGCTGCAGCTGCCGCTGTGGGACTGGGTGGCCGCGGGCAACCTCGAGGTCTCGGCGGGGCTGCTGATGGACCCGCTGTCGATGACCTTCGTCATGCTCATCACCTTCGTCGGGTCGCTCATCCACGTCTACTCCCTGGGCTACATGGAGCACGACCCCGACAAGCGGCGCTTCTTCGGCTACCTCAACCTCTTCGTGGCGGCCATGCTGCTGCTGGTGCTGGCCGACTCCTACATGCTGCTCTTCGTCGGCTGGGAGGGCGTGGGCCTGGCCTCCTACCTGCTCATCGGCTTCTGGAACCACAACCCCGCCTACGCGAGCGCGGCCAACAAGGCGTTCATCGTCAACCGGGTCGGCGACTTCGGCATGGTGACCGCGATGGCGCTGATGTTCGCCACCTTCGGCGCCCTCGACTACCAGACCGTCCACACCTCGGCGGCCGGGGCGGAGCCGATGACGCTCACCCTTCTCGGGCTGCTCCTGCTGGTCGGCGCCTGCGCCAAGTCCGCGCAGTTCCCGCTGCAGAGCTGGCTGGGCGACGCGATGGCCGGACCGACGCCGGTGTCGGCGCTGATCCACGCCGCCACGATGGTCACCGCGGGCATCTACCTCGTGGCCCGATCGCAGTTCATCTTCAACGAGACGCCCGACGCCCAGCTGGTCGTCGCGATCGTCGGGACCATCACCCTGGTGTGGGGCGCGATCGTCGGCTGCGCCAAGGACGACATCAAGAAGGCCCTGGCCGCATCGACGATCTCCCAGATCGGCTACATGATGCTGGCGGTCGGGCTGGGCCCGATCGGCTACACCTTCGCGATCTTCCACCTGGTCACCCACGGCTTCTTCAAGGCCGGGCTCTTCCTCGGCTCCGGGTCGGTCATGCACGGCATGAAGGACCGGGTAGACATGCGCCGCTACGGGGCGCTGTCGCGGGAGATGATCCAGACCTGGCTGACCTTCGCGGCCGGCTGGATCGCGATCATCGGCGTGCCCTTCATGTCCGGCTGGTGGAGCAAGGACCTCATCATCGAGGCCGCGTTCGTCGGCGAGGGCTGGCGCCCGTGGGTCTTCGGCCTGGCCGCGTTGATCACCGCCGGCATCACCGCCTACTACATGAGCCGGGTCTTCTTCATGACCTTCCACGGCAAGGCCCGCTGGGAGGACGACATCGACCCGCACGAGTCACCGCTGGTCATGACGGTGCCGATGTGGATCCTGGCGCTCGGCTCGGTCGCCCTGGGCCTGGTGCTGTGGCCGACCGGGATCCTCTCCGCCTGGCTGGAGCCGGTCTTCGGCGCCGAGGTGCAGCACGAGCCGGTCATCCCGGTGATGGCCATCCAGGTCGTCATCTTCGTGCTCATGCTCGCCGGCGTCGGCCTGGCCTGGTGGCAGTACGGCCGCGAGGAGGTGCCGGTCGTCGCGCCCTACGGCAGCTTCGCGACCCGCGCCGCCCGCCGTGACCTGTTCCAGGACGACGTCAACGAGATCCTCCTGCGGGCTCCCGGAGCCGCCCTCGTGGCGACCTCCGTGGAGGCTGACGAGCACGTCGTCGAGGGCGCCACCACCGGTGGCGCGACCTCGGCACTGACCGGCGTCGCCGGTGTTGTACGCCGGGCCCAGAACGGGTTCGTGCGGTCCTATGCCCTGACGATGCTCGTGGGCGTCGTCGCCATCCTCGGTGCCGTGTGGGTGATGCAGTGA
- a CDS encoding NADH-quinone oxidoreductase subunit M: MNFPWLTTLLVLPLVGALVVALLPRASSAVRPVALGFSLASLAVGVGALTQFSAGSQEQFQLTEIYPWIPQFGVSYAVGVDGISLTMILLGLILVPVCILAAWEDVPADGRRQHTYFAMMLALLATMIGVFAAIDVFLFYVFFEAMLLPVYFLIAMFGGTRRGRAATTFLLYSLAGGLIMLVAVIGVYLAGPRGTDGFLLSNLEGLDLSVAAGRWLFLGFFIAFAIKAPMWPVHTWLPLAAEQARPATSVLLIGVLDKVGTYGMIRFCLTLFPEASQWATPVVLFLALVSMVAGALLAIGQNDMLRLIAYTSVSHFGFIVLGIFVFTTVGGAGATLYMINHGFTTAGLFLVAGMLIVRHGSRDIRDYGGWQRVTPVIAGVLLFSAMSGLALPGLNSFISEFMVVLGVFENYPWLGVVGAFGVVLSALYMLLMYQRIATGPRPVLAEVPDMTGREKLVVAPIIVAFLALGFFPKPVLDVLEPAVQQSLQQVGIQDSVPAVDTANAEGSGR; this comes from the coding sequence ATGAACTTTCCCTGGTTGACCACCCTCCTGGTGCTGCCGCTGGTCGGCGCGCTGGTCGTGGCCCTGCTGCCGAGGGCGAGCTCCGCCGTGCGGCCGGTCGCGCTCGGCTTCTCGCTGGCCTCGCTGGCCGTGGGCGTCGGCGCCCTGACCCAGTTCAGCGCCGGCTCGCAGGAGCAGTTCCAGCTCACCGAGATCTACCCGTGGATCCCGCAGTTCGGCGTCTCCTACGCCGTCGGGGTGGACGGCATCTCGCTGACGATGATCCTGCTCGGTCTCATCCTGGTGCCGGTGTGCATCCTCGCCGCCTGGGAGGACGTGCCCGCCGACGGCCGCCGCCAGCACACCTACTTCGCGATGATGCTCGCGCTGCTGGCCACCATGATCGGCGTCTTCGCCGCGATCGACGTCTTCCTCTTCTACGTCTTCTTCGAGGCGATGCTGCTGCCGGTCTACTTCCTGATCGCGATGTTCGGCGGGACGCGACGGGGTCGGGCGGCCACCACCTTCCTGCTCTACTCCCTCGCCGGCGGGCTGATCATGCTCGTCGCGGTCATCGGCGTCTACCTCGCCGGGCCGCGCGGCACGGACGGCTTCCTGCTGTCCAACCTCGAGGGCCTGGACCTGTCCGTCGCGGCCGGACGCTGGCTCTTCCTCGGCTTCTTCATCGCCTTCGCGATCAAGGCGCCGATGTGGCCGGTGCACACCTGGCTGCCGCTGGCCGCCGAGCAGGCCCGCCCGGCGACGTCGGTGCTGCTGATCGGCGTGCTGGACAAGGTCGGCACCTACGGGATGATCCGCTTCTGCCTGACCCTCTTCCCCGAGGCCAGCCAGTGGGCGACCCCGGTCGTGCTCTTCCTGGCCCTGGTCTCGATGGTGGCCGGCGCGCTGCTGGCGATCGGGCAGAACGACATGCTGCGCCTGATCGCCTACACCTCGGTGAGCCACTTCGGCTTCATCGTGCTGGGCATCTTCGTCTTCACCACGGTCGGCGGCGCCGGCGCGACGCTCTACATGATCAACCACGGCTTCACCACCGCCGGGCTGTTCCTCGTCGCCGGGATGCTCATCGTGCGCCACGGCTCGCGGGACATCCGCGACTACGGCGGCTGGCAGCGGGTCACCCCGGTCATCGCCGGCGTGCTCCTCTTCTCCGCGATGTCCGGTCTGGCGCTGCCGGGCCTGAACTCCTTCATCAGCGAGTTCATGGTCGTGCTCGGCGTCTTCGAGAACTACCCGTGGCTGGGCGTCGTCGGCGCCTTCGGAGTGGTCCTCTCCGCGCTGTACATGCTGCTGATGTACCAGCGCATCGCCACCGGTCCACGGCCGGTGCTCGCCGAGGTCCCCGACATGACCGGCCGCGAGAAGCTGGTCGTGGCGCCGATCATCGTCGCCTTCCTTGCCCTGGGGTTCTTCCCCAAGCCGGTCCTGGACGTCCTGGAACCCGCCGTGCAGCAGTCGCTGCAGCAGGTGGGGATCCAGGACTCGGTCCCGGCCGTCGACACCGCCAACGCTGAGGGGAGTGGCCGCTGA
- the nuoN gene encoding NADH-quinone oxidoreductase subunit NuoN codes for MTEQFVAPAINYTGLLPLIIVLVGGLVGVLVEGFASRGARYAVQLPVAVATLVLAFVALVVLGPRSHGLTAADTIAIDGPALLLQGLLLLISLLALLVMAERLGGQQADTFTQAGASTPGSAEEAYAERHGASSTEVFPLSLLSVAGMMLFVSANDLLLLFIALEVLSLPLYILAGLARRRRLLSQEASLKYFLLGSFSSAFFLFGSVLIYGYAGSMRFGDIAAAVTANVGMDGLLIPGILLLAVGLLFKVGAVPFHAWTPDVYQGAPTPVTGFMAAATKIAAFGAMLRVFYVAVEGVRADWQPILAAVATLTMVVGAMLSIVQTDVKRILAYSSIAHAGFVLVGLIALDQAGISSTMFYLTAYAFMTIPAFAIVGLVRSSGTEASQIGQWAGLGKRAPWTAAAFTFLMLAFTGIPLTSGFTGKFAVFAAAISQGWAWLAVVGVLASAVTAYIYFKLVVLMWRGGDESGDTVVATPSMLTVFAIVAGVVVTLALGVLPSPMLDLAQSTAAFLR; via the coding sequence ATGACGGAGCAGTTCGTCGCACCCGCCATCAACTACACGGGTCTGCTGCCGCTGATCATCGTCCTGGTGGGCGGTCTGGTCGGGGTCCTCGTCGAGGGCTTCGCCTCCCGGGGCGCCCGGTATGCCGTGCAGCTTCCGGTGGCCGTCGCCACCCTGGTGCTGGCCTTCGTCGCGCTCGTCGTGCTCGGTCCCCGCAGCCATGGGCTGACGGCCGCGGACACCATCGCCATCGACGGTCCCGCACTCCTCCTGCAGGGGCTGCTGCTGCTGATCTCGCTGCTCGCCCTGCTCGTCATGGCCGAACGCCTGGGCGGCCAGCAGGCCGACACCTTCACCCAGGCGGGCGCGTCCACGCCCGGCTCGGCGGAGGAGGCCTACGCGGAGCGGCACGGTGCCAGCAGCACCGAGGTCTTCCCGCTGTCGCTGCTGTCGGTCGCGGGCATGATGCTGTTCGTCAGCGCCAACGACCTGCTGCTGCTGTTCATCGCCCTCGAGGTGCTCTCGCTGCCGCTCTACATCCTGGCCGGGCTGGCGCGCCGTCGCCGGCTGCTCTCCCAGGAGGCCTCGCTGAAGTACTTCCTGCTGGGGTCCTTCTCCTCGGCGTTCTTCCTCTTCGGCTCGGTGCTGATCTACGGCTACGCCGGCTCGATGCGCTTCGGCGACATCGCGGCCGCGGTCACCGCCAACGTGGGCATGGACGGGCTGCTCATCCCCGGGATCCTGCTGCTGGCCGTCGGGCTGCTGTTCAAGGTCGGCGCCGTGCCCTTCCACGCCTGGACCCCGGACGTCTACCAGGGTGCGCCCACCCCCGTCACCGGTTTCATGGCGGCGGCCACCAAGATCGCGGCCTTCGGCGCGATGCTGCGGGTCTTCTACGTGGCCGTCGAGGGCGTGCGGGCCGACTGGCAGCCGATCCTGGCGGCCGTGGCGACCCTGACCATGGTCGTCGGCGCGATGCTCTCGATCGTGCAGACCGACGTCAAGCGGATCCTGGCCTACTCCTCGATCGCGCACGCCGGCTTCGTGCTCGTGGGCCTGATCGCCCTGGACCAGGCCGGCATCTCCAGCACGATGTTCTACCTGACGGCCTACGCGTTCATGACGATCCCGGCCTTCGCGATCGTCGGGCTGGTCCGCTCCTCGGGCACGGAGGCCTCCCAGATCGGCCAGTGGGCCGGGCTGGGCAAGCGGGCGCCGTGGACCGCGGCGGCCTTCACCTTCCTCATGCTCGCCTTCACCGGCATCCCGCTGACCTCCGGCTTCACCGGCAAGTTCGCCGTCTTCGCGGCTGCGATCAGCCAGGGCTGGGCGTGGCTGGCCGTCGTCGGCGTGCTCGCGAGCGCGGTGACCGCCTACATCTACTTCAAGCTCGTCGTGCTCATGTGGCGCGGCGGTGACGAGTCCGGCGACACGGTGGTGGCCACCCCGTCGATGCTCACCGTCTTCGCCATCGTGGCGGGCGTGGTGGTCACCCTGGCACTGGGCGTCCTGCCCTCCCCGATGCTCGACCTGGCGCAGAGCACCGCCGCCTTCCTGCGGTGA
- a CDS encoding polyprenyl synthetase family protein has product MTAPASPAVRLGDVPGVDEALEARVAQGMAAVADRLAEVVDHDDPFVAEASGHLAAAGGKRFRPLLTLLASEVGDGWDDRVVDAAVGVELTHLASLYHDDVMDEADLRRGVASANARYGNSTAILVGDLLFGTASLVVAGLGAEAVKIQAETFVRLCAGQIRDDRQGLDEAAGAGGPADANPLAGHAGDPAVVTAYLQILADKTGALIATAARYGAMFGGCDEVTVRVLTSYGEKLGVVFQLADDLLDVASDTSGKTPGTDLREGKATLPVLYARLSTDPADARLQELVRGPVEDPAELAEALELLRAHRSMDQARAHVARVADEARVLLDGLEPGPAVDALRALVDGVAERSS; this is encoded by the coding sequence GTGACCGCACCCGCCAGCCCCGCCGTCCGGCTCGGCGACGTCCCCGGCGTCGACGAGGCGCTGGAGGCCCGCGTGGCGCAGGGGATGGCCGCCGTCGCCGACCGGCTCGCGGAGGTCGTCGACCACGACGACCCGTTCGTCGCCGAGGCCTCCGGCCACCTGGCCGCGGCCGGCGGCAAGCGGTTCCGACCGCTGCTCACCCTGCTGGCCAGCGAGGTCGGTGACGGCTGGGACGACCGCGTCGTGGACGCGGCCGTGGGCGTCGAGCTGACGCACCTCGCCTCGCTCTACCACGACGACGTCATGGACGAGGCGGACCTGCGCAGAGGGGTCGCCAGCGCCAACGCTCGCTACGGCAACTCCACGGCCATCCTGGTGGGCGACCTGCTCTTCGGCACGGCGTCCTTGGTGGTCGCCGGGCTCGGCGCCGAGGCGGTCAAGATCCAGGCCGAGACCTTCGTGCGGCTGTGCGCCGGCCAGATCCGCGACGACCGGCAGGGCCTGGACGAGGCGGCCGGAGCAGGTGGCCCGGCAGACGCCAACCCCCTGGCCGGCCACGCCGGGGACCCCGCCGTGGTGACCGCATACCTGCAGATCCTCGCCGACAAGACCGGGGCGCTCATCGCGACCGCGGCCCGCTACGGGGCGATGTTCGGCGGGTGCGACGAGGTGACGGTGCGCGTGCTGACGAGCTACGGCGAGAAGCTCGGCGTGGTCTTCCAGCTCGCCGACGACCTCCTCGACGTCGCGTCGGACACCTCCGGCAAGACCCCCGGGACCGACCTGCGCGAGGGCAAGGCGACGCTGCCGGTGCTCTACGCCCGCCTGTCGACCGACCCCGCCGACGCCCGGCTCCAGGAGCTCGTGCGCGGTCCGGTCGAGGACCCCGCCGAGCTGGCCGAGGCCCTGGAGCTGCTCCGGGCGCACCGGTCGATGGACCAGGCGCGCGCGCACGTGGCCCGCGTGGCCGACGAGGCGCGGGTCCTGCTCGACGGCCTGGAGCCCGGGCCGGCCGTCGACGCGCTGCGCGCGCTCGTCGACGGGGTGGCGGAGCGCTCCAGCTAG
- a CDS encoding response regulator — protein sequence MNERVRVYLLDDHELVRRGLRDLLSVEDDLEVVGESGSAQRATREILDLAPDVAVLDGRLPDGTGIEVCRDVRAANPQIRALILTSYDDDEALFAAIMAGADGYVLKQIAGTDLVEGIRSIAGGRSLIDPSLVTKVMDRLRHGDPQGDKLALLTDQERRILELIAEGMTNRQIAGTLFLAEKTVKNYVTSVLSKLGLERRTQAAVLGAKLFDK from the coding sequence ATGAACGAGAGGGTCAGGGTCTACCTGCTGGACGACCACGAGCTCGTCCGGCGCGGGCTGCGCGACCTGCTCTCGGTCGAGGACGACCTCGAGGTCGTCGGAGAGTCCGGCAGCGCCCAGCGTGCGACGCGGGAGATCCTCGACCTCGCGCCCGACGTCGCCGTCCTCGACGGGCGCCTGCCCGACGGCACCGGGATCGAGGTGTGCCGGGACGTGCGCGCCGCCAACCCGCAGATCCGGGCGCTCATCCTGACCAGCTACGACGACGACGAGGCGCTGTTCGCCGCGATCATGGCGGGCGCGGACGGCTACGTGCTCAAGCAGATCGCCGGCACCGACCTGGTCGAGGGGATCCGCAGCATCGCCGGGGGACGCTCCCTGATCGACCCCTCCCTGGTGACGAAGGTCATGGACCGGCTGCGCCACGGCGACCCCCAGGGCGACAAGCTGGCGCTGCTCACCGACCAGGAGCGCCGGATCCTGGAGCTCATCGCCGAGGGCATGACCAACCGGCAGATCGCCGGGACGCTGTTCCTGGCGGAGAAGACGGTGAAGAACTACGTCACCAGCGTGCTGTCCAAGCTCGGGCTGGAGCGCCGGACCCAGGCCGCGGTCCTGGGCGCCAAGCTCTTCGACAAGTAG
- a CDS encoding sensor histidine kinase, with the protein MDITQPPPPGAETVALLRAVDQLGDSDDAGELIRRGLRLARTLTGARAGVLAIDDEGRPGRVAQVLTDGVGHDDPVVAALLEHPGDPGPEVVLHGPIRVGDSDFGTLLLTGWQDPPGALENAVVQGLAAALGPRIETLRQRRVSELHEQVTRTVWELNRTLVDEVDLDATLPLFTARVRDLTSAEVVALVGARSDGPQRVLAASGEDTAPALAELAPDLAEVLRFGTAMHWSATPTETNLSSDRRVATSLVPLDTRAGDPVVLVVHRWKPSRGVAERQVRDVVSALALHASVVLDREHAEREHDLLTVLQDRDRIARDLHDLVIQRLFAIGLTLQGASRRAIKPEVSERLEGAVAELDQTIRDIRATIFELRHRAGQGSFRADLRQLIDSYAPTLGFAPVVQLTGPIDSVTGEEVQAQVLMVVREALSNVARHAHASSATVEVEATPDRFTVVVRDDGVGLGEGAVESGLGNVRARAAEHEGEVELSSGRPHGTVLRWSVPV; encoded by the coding sequence ATGGACATCACCCAGCCTCCCCCACCAGGCGCCGAGACCGTCGCCCTCCTGCGCGCGGTCGACCAGCTCGGCGACAGCGACGACGCCGGCGAGCTCATCCGCCGGGGGCTGCGGCTCGCCCGCACGCTCACCGGGGCGCGCGCCGGGGTGCTCGCGATCGACGACGAGGGCCGCCCCGGACGGGTCGCCCAGGTCCTCACCGACGGGGTCGGGCACGACGACCCCGTCGTCGCCGCGCTCCTGGAGCATCCCGGCGACCCCGGGCCCGAGGTCGTCCTGCACGGACCCATCCGCGTCGGCGACAGCGACTTCGGCACGCTCCTGCTCACCGGGTGGCAGGACCCGCCGGGCGCGCTGGAGAACGCCGTCGTCCAGGGCCTGGCCGCAGCGCTGGGCCCGCGCATCGAGACCCTGCGCCAGCGCCGGGTCAGCGAGCTGCACGAGCAGGTGACCAGGACGGTCTGGGAGCTCAACCGCACGCTCGTGGACGAGGTGGACCTCGACGCGACACTGCCGCTGTTCACCGCGAGGGTGCGCGATCTCACCTCCGCCGAGGTGGTCGCCCTCGTCGGCGCCCGCAGCGACGGCCCGCAACGGGTGCTGGCCGCCTCGGGAGAGGATACCGCGCCCGCGCTGGCCGAGCTGGCTCCCGACCTGGCCGAGGTGCTGCGGTTCGGGACGGCGATGCACTGGTCCGCGACCCCCACCGAGACCAACCTCAGCAGCGACCGGCGCGTCGCCACGAGCCTGGTGCCGCTGGACACCCGTGCGGGGGACCCCGTCGTCCTGGTCGTGCACCGCTGGAAGCCGTCGCGCGGCGTGGCCGAGCGCCAGGTGCGCGACGTCGTCAGCGCCCTGGCACTGCACGCCTCGGTCGTCCTGGACCGCGAGCACGCCGAGCGCGAGCACGACCTGCTGACCGTCCTGCAGGACCGCGACCGGATCGCCCGCGACCTGCACGACCTGGTCATCCAGCGGCTCTTCGCGATCGGCCTCACCCTGCAGGGCGCCAGTCGCCGCGCGATCAAGCCCGAGGTCAGCGAGCGCCTCGAGGGCGCCGTGGCCGAGCTGGACCAGACGATCCGGGACATCCGCGCCACGATCTTCGAGCTGCGCCACCGGGCGGGGCAGGGCAGCTTCCGCGCGGACCTGCGCCAGCTCATCGACTCCTACGCCCCCACCCTGGGTTTCGCTCCCGTGGTCCAGCTCACCGGACCGATCGACTCGGTGACCGGGGAGGAGGTGCAGGCCCAGGTGCTCATGGTGGTGCGCGAGGCGCTGTCCAACGTCGCCCGGCACGCCCACGCCAGCTCGGCCACCGTGGAGGTCGAGGCCACCCCCGACCGCTTCACCGTGGTCGTCCGCGACGACGGCGTCGGTCTGGGCGAGGGAGCCGTCGAGAGCGGTCTGGGCAACGTGCGGGCCCGGGCGGCCGAGCACGAGGGCGAGGTCGAGCTGTCCTCGGGGCGCCCGCACGGCACGGTGCTGCGCTGGTCGGTGCCGGTCTAG
- a CDS encoding MMPL family transporter — protein MATLLHRLGRWCADRRLIVVAVWAALLALTVSGTVLLAKPLTNEFSIPGSRFEQVLTTLQEEIPEAAGTTGTVVLTSDTPFTDAQKDAVAEAVREWESIEGVTAVDPFEAQDQLDGTAEELAGARTELEQGRGELETAEEQLGAAEQKVEDGRAQLEEGRSQLETGEAQVAEQTQQLEAGQAALDQQLAQLEAGVAAGQVPPAAEQQARAEIAAGQAQLDAGREQLAAARAQLDAAREQVAQGEQELKDGQAQVEEGRTQLESGRTQLEDGEAALAAGERMADLTQGTRLVNEGSTVAMSQVSVIDAEGFIPPQTREQILAVDAGLEAAGVHADFSKEITDDLSSIMGPGEVLGLVVAGLVLVLMLGALLAAGLPLLMALVGVGVGLTGALALTQWVSMNSVTPALALMLGLAVGIDYSLFLINRHRQQLLRGMGVRESIALAVGTSGNAVTFAGLTVIIALSALVITRIPFLGVMGLVAAGTVLVSVLVALTLTPALLSLMGLRVLPRKARRALDSAGTYSTTGEHAQPDHLRGWAAWVQRRPWLTLAGVLVIVAGLAWPAAQLRLGLPDGSAEPAGSTAYQAYDTVREEFGAGANGPIIVVAQLEQPVDEGETALMNTQADIGEELDAVDGVVRVLPAGVSEDRSTLAFQVVPEGGPAEESTEQLVDRLTGAITEIGAHQDATMGLTGQTVANIDISQQLADALPLYLSVVVGLSLILLLLVFRSVLVPLLATGGFLLSVAAAFGAVVAVYQLGHLSPVFDVHEPGPVLSFLPILLIGILFGLAMDYQLFLVSAMRESHVHGEPARRAVVTGFNHSARVVTAAAIIMISVFGGFVWAHLTMIRPIGLGLAVGVLVDAFLVRMTLTPAVMSLLGERAWWLPRWLDRILPDVDVEGAKLERQLAPASPEPPTGDAAQDERELSPSR, from the coding sequence GTGGCTACCCTCCTGCACCGACTCGGACGCTGGTGCGCCGACCGCCGGCTCATCGTCGTCGCCGTCTGGGCGGCGCTGCTCGCCCTCACCGTCAGCGGCACCGTCCTGCTGGCCAAGCCGCTGACCAACGAGTTCTCCATCCCCGGAAGCCGCTTCGAGCAGGTGCTCACCACGCTGCAGGAGGAGATCCCCGAGGCGGCGGGCACCACCGGAACGGTGGTCCTCACCAGCGACACACCCTTCACCGACGCGCAGAAGGACGCCGTCGCCGAGGCGGTCCGGGAGTGGGAGTCGATCGAGGGCGTCACGGCGGTGGACCCGTTCGAGGCCCAGGACCAGCTCGACGGGACCGCCGAGGAGCTGGCGGGGGCCCGCACCGAGCTGGAGCAGGGTCGGGGGGAGCTCGAGACCGCCGAGGAGCAGCTGGGCGCGGCGGAGCAGAAGGTCGAGGACGGCCGGGCCCAGCTCGAGGAGGGTCGCAGCCAGCTCGAGACGGGCGAGGCGCAGGTCGCCGAGCAGACCCAGCAGCTGGAGGCCGGACAGGCCGCGCTCGACCAGCAGCTCGCCCAGCTCGAGGCGGGGGTCGCCGCCGGGCAGGTACCGCCGGCGGCCGAGCAGCAGGCCCGCGCCGAGATCGCCGCGGGACAGGCCCAGCTGGACGCCGGTCGCGAGCAGCTGGCCGCGGCCCGGGCCCAGCTGGACGCGGCCCGCGAGCAGGTCGCCCAGGGCGAGCAGGAGCTCAAGGACGGCCAGGCCCAGGTCGAGGAGGGTCGCACCCAGCTCGAGTCCGGCCGCACCCAGCTGGAGGACGGCGAGGCGGCGCTCGCCGCCGGCGAGCGGATGGCCGACCTCACGCAGGGCACGCGCCTGGTCAACGAGGGCAGCACCGTGGCCATGTCGCAGGTCAGCGTGATCGATGCCGAGGGATTCATCCCGCCGCAGACGCGCGAGCAGATCCTCGCCGTCGACGCGGGGCTCGAGGCGGCCGGGGTCCACGCCGACTTCAGCAAGGAGATCACCGACGACCTGTCCAGCATCATGGGCCCGGGCGAGGTGCTCGGTCTGGTCGTCGCCGGGCTGGTCCTGGTCCTCATGCTCGGCGCGCTGCTGGCCGCCGGTCTGCCGCTGCTCATGGCGCTGGTCGGGGTCGGCGTCGGACTGACAGGGGCGCTCGCCCTCACGCAGTGGGTCTCGATGAACTCCGTCACCCCCGCGCTGGCGCTCATGCTCGGGCTGGCGGTCGGCATCGACTACTCCCTCTTCCTCATCAATCGGCACCGCCAGCAGCTGCTCCGGGGCATGGGGGTGCGCGAGTCGATCGCGCTGGCCGTCGGCACGTCCGGCAACGCCGTCACCTTCGCCGGCCTGACGGTGATCATCGCGCTCTCGGCGCTGGTCATCACCAGGATCCCCTTCCTCGGCGTCATGGGCCTGGTCGCCGCAGGGACCGTCCTGGTGTCGGTGCTCGTCGCGCTGACCCTCACCCCCGCGCTGCTCTCGCTCATGGGCCTGCGCGTGCTGCCCCGCAAGGCCCGCCGCGCCCTGGACTCCGCCGGCACCTACTCGACGACCGGCGAGCACGCGCAGCCGGACCACCTGCGCGGCTGGGCCGCGTGGGTCCAGCGCCGACCCTGGCTGACCCTCGCCGGCGTGCTGGTGATCGTCGCGGGCCTCGCCTGGCCCGCTGCGCAGCTGCGCCTCGGCCTTCCCGACGGCTCCGCCGAGCCGGCCGGGTCGACGGCCTACCAGGCCTACGACACCGTGCGCGAGGAGTTCGGCGCAGGCGCCAACGGTCCGATCATCGTGGTCGCGCAGCTCGAGCAGCCGGTCGACGAGGGCGAGACCGCGCTGATGAACACGCAGGCCGACATCGGCGAGGAGCTCGACGCCGTCGACGGGGTGGTGCGGGTCCTGCCCGCCGGGGTGAGCGAGGACCGCTCGACGCTGGCCTTCCAGGTCGTGCCCGAGGGCGGGCCGGCCGAGGAGTCCACCGAGCAGCTCGTGGACCGGCTGACGGGTGCGATCACCGAGATCGGCGCCCATCAGGACGCGACGATGGGCCTGACCGGCCAGACGGTGGCCAACATCGACATCTCCCAGCAGCTGGCCGACGCGCTCCCGCTCTACCTGTCGGTCGTCGTGGGCCTGTCCCTGATCCTGCTGCTGCTGGTCTTCCGCTCGGTCCTGGTCCCGCTGCTGGCCACCGGCGGCTTCCTGCTCAGCGTGGCCGCCGCCTTCGGCGCTGTCGTCGCGGTCTACCAGCTGGGGCACCTGTCGCCGGTCTTCGACGTGCACGAACCCGGCCCGGTGCTCAGCTTCCTGCCGATCCTGCTCATCGGCATCCTCTTCGGGCTGGCCATGGACTACCAGCTCTTCCTCGTCTCGGCGATGCGCGAGTCGCACGTGCACGGCGAGCCGGCCCGCCGTGCCGTGGTCACCGGCTTCAACCACAGCGCCCGGGTCGTCACCGCCGCCGCGATCATCATGATCTCGGTCTTCGGCGGGTTCGTCTGGGCGCACCTGACGATGATCCGGCCCATCGGTCTGGGGCTGGCCGTCGGCGTCCTGGTCGACGCCTTCCTGGTGCGGATGACCCTCACCCCCGCAGTGATGTCGCTGCTCGGCGAGCGGGCCTGGTGGCTCCCGCGCTGGCTCGACCGGATCCTGCCGGACGTGGACGTCGAGGGCGCCAAGCTCGAGCGGCAGCTCGCCCCGGCCAGCCCCGAGCCGCCCACCGGCGACGCGGCTCAGGACGAGCGGGAGCTCTCCCCGAGTCGCTGA